One Ostrea edulis chromosome 2, xbOstEdul1.1, whole genome shotgun sequence genomic region harbors:
- the LOC125680592 gene encoding death-associated protein 1-like encodes MSDTQEESDLLAGHPPAVKAGGMRIVQHKHEKADSSQSREEKQEQAEEFGTVDVKADKHHQSILLSGAVTKGDKDFPVEAVKSYHDKPLPTHDNRPPTKHHSIQQPR; translated from the exons ATGTCAGACACGCAAGAAGAAAGCGACTTATTAGCTGGACATCCGCCTGCTG TTAAGGCCGGGGGAATGCGAATTGTCCAACACAAGCATGAGAAGGCTGATTCCTCCCAGTCTAGAGAGGAGAAGCAAGAACAGGCGGAGGAATTCGGAACGGT GGATGTGAAGGCAGACAAACACCACCAGTCCATTCTTTTATCCGGGGCTGTTACCAAG GGTGACAAGGACTTTCCTGTGGAGGCTGTGAAGAGTTACCACGATAAACCACTGCCGACCCATGATAATAGGCCACCCACCAAGCACCACTCAATCCAGCAGCCCAGGTGA
- the LOC125680591 gene encoding UPF0449 protein C19orf25 homolog — protein MLGFFKSKSKSITIPDRPCPPTFEQIKEDVEVTDENDIIFRTRSRSDSDSSGEYFDALSELDTSEDEDMEAEQDHVYDQAVELLQMHHRLVSAPHTLETELERLKTVGQEVSEAVDDLRQISRHVSHHSESKEKSPPTTGTSQQKRTKVKH, from the exons ATGTTGGGTTTTTTCAAATCCAAATCTAAATCAATAACTATTCCTGATCGGCCATGCCCACCTACATTTGAACAGATAAAAGAGGATGTAGAAGTCACAGACGAGAATGACATAATATTCCGTACACGTTCAC GTTCTGATAGCGATTCGTCAGGGGAGTATTTCGATGCCCTCTCTGAGTTGGACACATCTGAAGATGAGGATATGGAGGCTGAGCAGGACCACGTTTATGACCAGGCTGTAGAACTGTTACAAATGCACCACAGACTCGTCAGTGCCCCTCACACCCTGGAAACAGAGCTAGAAAGACTTAAAACCGTGGGACAAGAAGTGTCTGAAGCAGTGGATGATCTTAGACAAATCTCTAGACATGTCTCCCATCACTCAGAGAGCAAGGAAAAATCACCCCCCACTACTGGCACTAGTCAACAGAAAAGGACAAAAGTCAAACATTAA